GTGATCGGCCTGCCGGGAGAGACGCTGGAAATCCGCCTCGGCAGGGTGTACATCAACCAGCAGCCCATTGACGAACCCTACGTCAGAAAGGACGTCCTGAGCGATCACCCGAAGGTGGTTATACCTGCCGGGCAGGTTTTCGTGATGGGAGATAACCGGCCGAACAGCCACGACAGCAGGGCGTTCGGCCCCGTGCCAATCAATCTGCTCCGCGGCAAGGCGCTTGTCGTGTACTGGCCGCTCGGCGACATCAGGGTTATCAGGTGAGGA
This genomic interval from Bacillota bacterium contains the following:
- the lepB gene encoding signal peptidase I, with the translated sequence MNYKRLFREALEVILTAMVLAYFVQAFVVQSWIVDGPSMEPTVHDAERVFLSKFAYRIGTPQRGDVVVFHLPKRGDKDFIKRVIGLPGETLEIRLGRVYINQQPIDEPYVRKDVLSDHPKVVIPAGQVFVMGDNRPNSHDSRAFGPVPINLLRGKALVVYWPLGDIRVIR